GCCTACCGGCCGTTGGGCCAGATCCTGGTGGAGTTGAATATTATATCGTTGGAACAGTTGGATGAGGCGTTAAAAATACACTGGCGCAGGGATGCTTTGCTGGGAGAGACGCTTAAGGACCTGGGTTATATCAAAGAAGAGCAACTGCAAAGGGCGCTGGCTATGCAGATGGAAAAGATCAGCGCTTTGATAAATGACCGGCAAGGATTGGTATTGAAAAATTAATTGGATATGTCGCTATCACCCGGACTTATAGGAATGTCCGGTATGCGGTTCCTGCGCGTGTGTTTCTACACAAAGGAGGTTGAATATGAAGAAGGCGCTTACTATAACATTAACGGTAATATTGGGCCTGGCGGTTATTCTGTTGTTGACCAAGAATATGCTGGTGAAATTCGCGGTTACTAACGGGATAAAGGCGCTTACCGGGGTTACGGTGAAAGTCGAAAGCATAAAAGTCGGCGTATTCAAGCAGGTCGTTGCCGTGAATAACCTGCAATTGTTCAATCCCAAAGAATTCACCGATCAGTTAATGGCGGATATTCCGGAGATCTACGTGGATTATGACCTGGGAGCCTTTATGAAGGGTAAGGTGCATTTAAAGGAGCTCAGGCTTAACCTGAAAGAACTGGCGGTAAACAAGAGCGCCAAAGGTAAAATAAACCTGGAATCATTGCAGTCTTTGCAGCCGAAAGGCTCAGGGCCAGCCCCGGAGATAGCCATAGACTTGCTCAAACTGGATATCGACAAGGTCGTTTACCGGGATTACTCCTCCGGGGGCAGCCCTCAGGCAAGGGAATTCAACGTGAATATACACGAGCAATACGAGAATATAACCGACCCTAATCAGCTGGTGATGATCATTCTGAGCCGGGCGTTGGTCAATACTACAATAGCCCAGATCGCCAAGATAGGCGGCCCGTTGAAGAAGGCCCTGGGCAGCACCGTCGGCGCTGCCTCGGAGGCTGTAGGCAATACTATAGGGATAGCCGGCGATACCGTAAGCAAAGTGACGGGCACGTTAAAAGGCCTGTTAACCGGCAGTAAAAGCCAATGAGCTGCTGACGGGTTGATTTACTCTTTACGCTATGATATAATTACTCTGCTTCAGTACGGCTTACATAAGATAAATACCGAAAGGACAAGCGCTATATGCAAGAAAAGGCTCCGGGGGATATATTACAAGGCAGTTCCATCGCTCATTTCGTGATCGACGAGAGCCACGCGGTTATTCATTGGAACCGCGCCTGCGAGGCGATGACCGGCTATTCCGAGAAACAGATGTTAGGCACTAAAGATCATTGGAAACCGTTTTATCCCGTTGAAAGGCCATGCCTGGCCGACTTGCTTCTGCAAAAAGCCACAGAGGAAGACTTATTGCAGAATTACAAAGGGATGAAGATACGGAAATGGGAACTTTTGGAAGGCGCGTATGAGGTGGAAGGTTTTCTGGCTCCGTTAGGAAAGAATGGAAGATGGCTGAGGTTCACCGCCTCCCCATTACTGGACCAGGAAGGTAAGCTTGTAGGCGCGATCGAGACCCTGGAAGATATAACCGAGCGCAAGATAGCCGAGGCGGAAAAAGAAAAACTCCACCGGGAACTCGTCCTTTTCAACAAGCGGCTGCAGCAGTTGGCCCTGCGCGACCCGCAGACAGGCCTTTACAATCATCGTTATTTAGAAGAGGTCATTGAGGCCGAGGTTACCCGGGCTAAAAGATACGAGCAGCCCCTGTCTTTGATCATGATCGACCTGGATTATTTTAAATCCATCAATGATACATACGGACATCATTTCGGAGACCTGGTCTTGAAACAATTATCCAGGCAATTAAAAATGATCGTTCGGCGTTATGATATAGTGATCAGGTCGGGCGGAGAGGAGTTCGTGATAATCTGCCCGGGGACCGACCGGCTTCAGGCGATAATGCTGGCCCAACGGATGCTGGACGCGATCAATCTGTATAACTTCGGGGATAAAAAACAGTCGGTCAAGGTAAAGTTAAGCCTGGCGGTAACATCCTACCCGGAAGAAAAGATAGTGGACAGCATGGATATGGTGGATATAGCCGAACAGATACTCAATAAGGCCAAGGAATACGGCGGTAACCGGGTGTATTCTTCATGCGATGTGAAAAAAATAGGCTCGAAATCCAGGCAAAAGTCCAGCGGGAAGAAGGAGAATATCGCTGAACTGCAGCATAAGCTGGGCCAGGTTACCAAAAACGCCAATGAAAGCTTGATCGAAGCTATCTTTGCTTTTGCCAAGACCATCGAAACCAAGGATCATTACACCGGCGAGCATGTTGAGCAGACCGTTTATTACGCCATTGAAATAGCCAAGATGCTGAAATTCAGCAGGGAAGAGCTTCAGAACGTGCATCAGGCCGCGATCCTGCATGATCTGGGTAAGGTAGGAATAAGCGATAAGATCCTGCTTAAGGACGCCAAGCTTACCGAAGAAGAGTATTCACAGATCAAAAAACACCCTCAGATAGCCGCGGATATCCTCAGGCCTATACGTTTTCTGCACGCGATCATACCGTTCATACTTTATCATCATGAACGCTGGGACGGACAGGGTTATCCCAGCGGCCTCAAGGGAGATGTGATCCCTATGGGAGCGCGGATCATAGCGGTGGCCGATGTCTATCAGGCGTTGATATCCAACCGGCCTTACCGCAAGGCCTTTACCAAGGAACAGGCGATAAAGATACTGAGAGAAGGCAGCGGAAAGCAATTTGATCCCAAGATCATCAGGGTATTCCTGAAGGTGTTAAAAGTGAAGAAATAATCCTATGTTGCCGGTTCAAACATTTCTTTTTTACGGGTTATTGGTGTTTTTATTGCTGGCCGCGGTAATGAGCGGAGTTTCTTTGGCCAGGCATAACCTTAGGGCAGGTAAGTCCGTTGCTGACGAGATCGGCGGATTGAAGTCCCGGATCAGGGGATTGGACGGTATTATCCGGGAAAAAGAAGACAGGCTTCAGAAACAACTGCAGGTTGTCGATAAACAGGCTGCGGAGAATGAGATATTAAAGGCGAATAAGGACGATCTGGGATTGCAGCTCGCTGATCTGAAAGAACGCTTAGGCAAAGAGACAGCTTTAAAAACCGATTTAGCCGCTAAGGTTGTTGAACTTGAAGAGGAATTGGCAAAGGCGCGCAAGGAATCAGCCTTGTCCAACCAGATGCATGAAGGGCTTAAAGGCCAATACGACGAGCTGGAAGAAAAGTTCTCTCAGTTGTTCCAGCAGTTTTTAGAGGAGCAAAAAAAGAATCAGCCTTTGGTCAACCTGCAGACGCCCCCCTCTTGACGCATAACCTGTAAATCCCGAAAGGATAATCTGCTAAAATGGGCAATATCCACAGCAACGCGCTTGGTAATATCGAACAGAAGATCCGGGACAACGCGGATAATCCTCTGCGCCGGCATGTTTTAGAAAACGCCAGGGATTTTAAGCGTTCCTGGATAGAGCTGGGCCGGTCGCTTTACTCGGTGTGGAAGGATAAGCT
This portion of the Candidatus Omnitrophota bacterium genome encodes:
- a CDS encoding diguanylate cyclase, whose product is MQEKAPGDILQGSSIAHFVIDESHAVIHWNRACEAMTGYSEKQMLGTKDHWKPFYPVERPCLADLLLQKATEEDLLQNYKGMKIRKWELLEGAYEVEGFLAPLGKNGRWLRFTASPLLDQEGKLVGAIETLEDITERKIAEAEKEKLHRELVLFNKRLQQLALRDPQTGLYNHRYLEEVIEAEVTRAKRYEQPLSLIMIDLDYFKSINDTYGHHFGDLVLKQLSRQLKMIVRRYDIVIRSGGEEFVIICPGTDRLQAIMLAQRMLDAINLYNFGDKKQSVKVKLSLAVTSYPEEKIVDSMDMVDIAEQILNKAKEYGGNRVYSSCDVKKIGSKSRQKSSGKKENIAELQHKLGQVTKNANESLIEAIFAFAKTIETKDHYTGEHVEQTVYYAIEIAKMLKFSREELQNVHQAAILHDLGKVGISDKILLKDAKLTEEEYSQIKKHPQIAADILRPIRFLHAIIPFILYHHERWDGQGYPSGLKGDVIPMGARIIAVADVYQALISNRPYRKAFTKEQAIKILREGSGKQFDPKIIRVFLKVLKVKK